Genomic DNA from Candidatus Koribacter versatilis Ellin345:
GTTCTCACAGGTGCAGATGTTCCACGACCAGACCGCTTACATCCGGACTACGCTGGATGCAAATGCGCCGACGGCCGGTCTGCCGATCTGGATAACCGAGAACAACGTGAATGCCGACTACGACAAAGGCGGCGGTATTAGCGCCTGTAATGGCGGTGCGTTCACCGAAGATGACCGCGGCACAAGCGCATACTTCGCGGCGTGGCGTCCGTTCGTCTATTCCCAGATGGTGCACGCCGGAGCGGCGGGCATTTGGCATTGGTCGTTTTACGGCGGTGGGCAATACGGCGAGTATGCCGACGACAGCACGCCGTATCTCAGCTACTGGGTGGACTACGAACTTTCGCACCTGCTCGGACAAGAGAGCATGACGGAGGTCAGCAGCAGCGTGACGGAGCCGAGTCGCATCGAGATGTTCGCGGCGAAGGCCGCGGACGGATCCCGCGTGATCATGGTGGTGAACCACGACGTGGCTGCCGATTCCGACAACAACGGGCAGGGCGTGCCGAAAAAAGTGCAACTCGATCTCAGTGGCGCCGGTTCGTTTACAACGGCCACATTGATCGCCGTCGATAAGAGCACCAGCATAGCCACTGGGCCTACGACGACGACGCTCACGCCAACCGCCGGCGTCGTCACGCTGACTTTCCCCGGCTACGGCGTGCAGTTCGTACAGCTCAAATAGGTCTACTCGATGCGCAAAGCTTCCATCGGCTCGGTGGAGGCTGCGCGCCGGGCCGGCCACCATGCAGCGAACAAACCCGTCAGTAGCAGGACTCCACTGCCCGCCAAGAGAGCGATAGGATCGCGCGGGGCAACGCCAAACAACATACTGCTCATGAGGCGGCCGCCGGCAATCGAGGCCAGCACTCCAACGAGAAGTCCGATTCCGACGAGGATTCCGGCCTCGCGCAAAACCATGCGTAGGATGTCGCCACGCGCCGCGCCAAGCGCCATGCGGACGCCAATCTCTTTGGTCTGGCGCGCGACGGTGTACGACATCACGCCATAGAGACCCGCGGCGCCGAGGAAGAGCGCGATCAGGCCGAAGCCGGAGAGCAGCATCATGCTGAAGCGCTGCTGCGCCACGGAATCGCTCATCAGGTGGTCCATCGTCGTCATGCCCGCGATGGGCAACTGTGCGGTGTCGAGAAAGACACCGCGCAGCGCATTCGCGAGATCCACATTCGCGGACTTCTTGCGCACGACCCAGGTCATCCCGCGCGACTGGCCGATCAACTGGACCATTTTGTCGGGAACTTGTCCGGCAGGCAGATACATCATTTCTGGCGCACGTTGCTCGAGCCCGAGCTGTTTCACGTTGCCGACCACACCAACGATCTCGCGAACGGGATCAGCGAAATCTGGTCCCATCGCCTTGCCGATCTGAACATGCTGGCCGATCGGATTTTCCTTCGGGAAGTAGGTGTGCACGAATTGTTCGTTGACGATCAGCACCGGCGCCGACGATTTGTTGTCGGCCATGGTGAAAGCGCGGCCTGCGGCGACAGGAATCTTCAGAGTCGTGAAATAGTCGGCAGTGATGGGAACGTACTTCTCGTCATACGAGCTGCCGTCGCTGGGTGCGGGACGGCCCGCGATGTCGAACGGAAGATCAGGCACGGGCTCCATTGGCGCGCCGATGACCGCAGCCGCCGACTCCACACCGGGCAGCGCTTCGGTATGCGCCGCAAGCGTGTCGAGCGTCTGGCCGAACGCGGCGCCAGTAGACGTCTGTGCGACAGACAAGCCGGTCTTGAAGGTTGCGGTGTTCGCGGGATCGAAGCCCGGCGCGATATGCACCAGCTTCCAGAAGCTTCCGAGCAACAAAGCTGCGGCGACGAGTAGAACCAACGACATCGCCACTTCGCCAACCACGAGCACGCGCTGCGCGGGCACTCGTCCCGGGGCGATGCGCGTGGTGTTCAAGCGCAAAGAATCGTTCAAGTGCACACGGCGCGATTCCAATGCCGGCACGAGGCTGAACAGAACGGCGCAAAGCACTGCGAGGCCAGCAGCGAAGGCCACGCCGGAAGATCCAACGTGCAGCGAAGCGAAAGCCGGCAACTGGATCGGCGTGAGATGCAGGATGACCGGCGCGGTAAATTGCGCGAGCGCGATTCCGGCGACAGCGCCCAGCGCGCAGAGCAACAAGTTCTCGACGAGCATTTGCTGCAGCAGTCGTCCGCCGGTGGCGCCGAGCGCGACGCGAACGCTCATCTCACGGCGACGGGAAATCGCGCGCGTTAACAAGAGGCTGAGGATGTTCGCGGCCACGACCACGAGAAGAATTCCGACTGCTCCCATCAGGATGTTGAGCGCAGGCTTCACGTCACCAACGAGCGAAGCGTGGTAGTCCCAAACATGAGCGCTTTCCTGGGCTGACCATAAATCGGGATAGGTATCTTTCAACTGAAGCAAAACTCGCTTCAGGTCGTCCTGCGCCATGGCGGGAGTTACGCCGGACTTGAGTCGCGCCACGACGTTGTAATTGTTGTCGTGGTTCTCGGCATCTTCTTTCAGGTGCAGAGTGGTCCAGATATCGATCTTGTTATCGAGCTGAAACTTTGGGTTCGCAACCCCGACGACGGTGTACTTCTCGCTGCCGAGAGTGATCGCTCGTCCCACGATATTGGGATCGGCATTGAACTGGCGACGCCAAGTGGCATCGCTGAGCACTGCGACGCCAGCGGCGCCGGGTTGCATGTCTTCCGGGGCGAAGCCGTGACCGAGCATGGGCTCCATGGCAAAAACGTGGAAGAAGTTCGAGGACACACCCAGCGATTGCAGCGGAATCGCGGCCTGCTGCTCCATCAAATTCACGCTGTGTGGAAAGTAGTCGTAGCCGGCGACAGACTCAAAGCTGCGATTGGTGCGCGAGAAAAAAAGGATCTTGGTCGCGGAATAGGCGTTGCTGTCGCCACTGCCGGGGTAAGCGCGTGCGATACGCACCAACTGTTCAGGATGCGAGAACGGCAATGGTCGCAGAATGACGCCGTAGAGCAGCAGGAACACGACGAGGTTCGCGCCGATGCCAAGCGCCAGTGTGATCACTGCCGACACGGTGAATCCCGGGCTGCGCAGCAGGTGACGCAGCGCATAGCGTAGGTCCTGTTTCACTCTCGCCATTCCGAACTCCTTTCCAGTCGCCATTAGTAGTGCACTCCTATCTCCGATTTACGAGCGCGGCAAACCGTTGGTTCCGTGGGAGAAATATCGGGCAAAGGGGAGTTGGAAGCAGTTGGATCGTCCGGATTCGGGCAGGCTGTCCGCAGGCGAACAGCTCAGGGAGTAACGTTTGTTGCCGCCGCTGCGAAATCAGCGAAGGTGAAACCTTCTCGTTCCACGATCTCACCGGCTTCGAGGGAAATGGGGCGATCGAACATGGACCCGGCGTAGACGCAAGTGTGGAATTCGCCACGCTCACCGCAGGGATCAACTTCGGCCGGCAGCTCTGCAAGCAAGGATTCGTCGAAGTCGCGTCCCGCAAACGCTGGCGAAAGTTGCTTGTTATCTATACACGTAAGTTTCGCGCGCAGACCGGCAGCGATCATCTCGCGTGCGAGCTGTGCGGTGGGTAAATCCCACAGCGGAAAAAGCGGCTCAAGCCCGGTGGCGGCGAGTTGTTTCTCGCGATATTCACGGATGTCACGCAGAAAGAGATCGCCGAAGGCGATGGCATGAACGCCTTCGCGCACGGCCCGATCGCAGACTTCTCGCATGCGTTTTTCGTATTCGGCGTTAGAGCACGGCCAGGGTAGCGGGACTGGCCAGAGAGGGAGACGTGTGGCGCGTGCCTGGGCTTCGAGGACAGTATGCCGCGTGCCGTGCATGGCAACGCGATCGAAGTGGGAGTTCAGCGTGGTGAGCACGCCAACAACTTCGATGTCGGGAGTTTGATGGAGGACGTGGAGGGACCAGGCCGAATCTTTACCGCTGCTCCAGGAAAGGAGGATGCGTTTCATGCTCCGTATAGTAATGCGGGCAAATGGATTCGCAGGCGGCCCGATGCGACGGGGATGATCCCCCCACCATCCCGGTCGCGGGTACCGCCTGCGAACGAGTAAGCCGCCTATTCTGGATTAGCGCGGCTGGCCGCCAGTCGCGACGGCCTAATGCAGTCCGGTATTCAGCCGGACAACGCTATGGTCTTCCCGGATTGCTGCGCTGCAACATAAATATCGTCGTGCTTAGGGGGACGATATCGGAATGGAACCGGGACCAGGTGGCGCTTCCCAATCGAGGGATTCGGCGAAGATTTTATTCTCTTCCAGCCAGCGTCCGAGTTCATTGTCTTCGTCCTCGAGGTGCTGATGGATCCAGCCGAGTTCGTATTCCACGATCCTGGCGAATTGGCTCCTCGACGTGGATAACAATCCGGATTGCAAACGCAGAAGTCCCTCGGTGAACTCCGCGTGGCGACGGCGGTGCGCTTCCAGTCCGGGATACCCAGCACCTTCCATGAACATTTCTTCGTCCATGAAATGCATACGGGTATGGAGGGTAAGCGTAGCCGCCAGCAGGCGTAACTCGCACAGCGATTTTCCTCCGGCATCGGCCTCGCGCATCTGCCGCACTAACTGCAGGAGTTGCTCGTGCTGCGAATCGAGCCGAGGGATGCCGAAGGTGAGCCGGTCTCGCACACCCACTTCGTCCATTGCTAACCCCGTTCAGCCATTCGCTTTCATCCATGTTCCATACTTCACATCGTGGGTGAGGATATGGTTTTGCAGCCAGTCTCTGAGAAAGTCCATCAGTTCGACGGACAACACCGGCAATCCTGCTTTGACCTTCGATTCCAGGTCGCGGACCTTCTTTGTGAAGGTAACGTGCAGGCTTCGGTGCGCGGGCAGGTCCGGGTAGTTGCGCGACTGCAGAAATGATTCCTCGTGAGCGAAGTGCGTGTGGGTATAGGCGACCATTTCGATGAGGATCTTTTGTTGAACGTCTTTCCCTTTACCTTGCGCCATGGCATCGTGCAGCCGGTTGAGGATTCCAAACCAAGTTTTGTGCTCGGCATCCATCGCCGCGCCCACACTAAAGCGAGTCTCCCACGTTAGAAATGGCATTTCTGTTTCTCCTGAATTTCTGTCGTCGTAAGGCCATGCACCGGGAGCTCTCGCCGATGGATCCACGTGGCATACTGCGCGTCTTCGATTGCGACGTGCTTGCGCATCCATACCCGCATGAATTCCATACGATCTGGCGTAATGCCCGACCGATCGGAGCGTAGTTCTGCCTGGATCGCCTGCAACTGCTCGAGAAAGCTGCGATGCAGGTGCTGATGTCCGCAGAGCGCCGGAAATGCGCAGATCTGCATGACCCGTTCCTCGCGCTCGAAATGCGACCGTGTATAGGCGCCTAACTCCGCGAGGATTTCCTGCTGGATCGTTGCTGCTCGTCCGCTCCGCATCGCATCGCGCAACCGGTGCGCGGTGGCAAACAGGCCCTGGTGCTGCGCGTCGAGTGACGCAATACCAACGCTGTCACTGTCTTTCCATTGCAGGTCGGGCATATTGCGCCTCAATGGGTACATCGGCAGGAAGTAAACTTGGTTCAGAAGTGAATTCGAATTTCCTGGCGGGATTGCCATGCCTACATCGAAAGTCCGATTTGGAATTGTGGGGTTCGGTCTGCACGCGGTAAAGCGCCTGATGCCTGCGTTTGGCATTGCGGAACACAGCGAGGTCGTTGCGCTTTCGCGGCGCGATGCGGCACGCGCCCGTGCATCGGCCGAACAGTTCGGCATCGCGAATGCTTTTGCTTCCGTCGAAGAACTCGCGCACTGCGCCGAGGTTGACGCCGTCTTCATCGCTTCGCCCGACGCGCTGCATTTGCACGACACGCTGGTTTGCCTTCGCGCAGGCAAGCCGGTGCTCTGCGAGAAACCGATGGCGATGAATGCGATGGAAGCCGAGCAGATGGTCGGGGCGGCGAAATCGGCGGCGCTGCCGCTGGGGGTTGCACAGGTGTTTCGCTTTGAGGACAGCACCCGGCGTCTTCGTGAACGCGTCCGCAACGGCAACATCGGGCGGCCGGTGCTGGCGCGCACCGAATTCTGCTATCCCGGTATCGACAGCGCGCGTACGTGGATCACCGATCCGACCCTCGCGACCGGCGGTCCGATTGCCGACGTCGGCGTGCACTGCATTGATGCGCTACGTTTCATTCTCGGCGACGAAGTCACTGCCGTAAGCTGCACGGCTGTGAAAGACGAGCTCTCCGAACCGGTGGAGTGCGCAGGTGTGGTCACACTCGAGTTCATGCGCAAGACACTGGCGACGGTGTCGGTTTCGACGCGGGCGCAGTACCGCACGTTCATCGAGATTACCGGCGAGACGGGAGTGCTGACGGCCTTTGACGCGTTAAACGTCGAGCGGCCCCTGACCATCGAGTACCGGCCCCACGCTGATCCGCGACAGGTCGAGCGCGAAGAGGTTTCCAACCAGCTTGCGTACGCGAGGCAGCTGGACGCCTTCGCCGCCACGGTGCGCGGAGAGTCTGCCTTCCCCGCACCGGGCTCGGAGGGGCAGCGCAACCAGCAGATTCTGGACGCAGCGTACGCGAGCTGGCGCAGCGGGCAGCGCCAGGTCCTGCAGTCATAGTTTCGAAACTTCGCAAATACACAAACGTCTTACGACTCTGTGCAATGGCACTCCTGCGTTTCGATTTCGGCACCTTGGGCTCACGAACGGAAACCGTACCCGATGCGTCAAACTTGTAACAAAAGAAAACGTGCAGCCGCTCGCAATTGCCATGGTTTGTCACCGAACGTTCATGTGCAGGAGCATCCCAAGGTTTGAAGCAACACTTCGCGAGCAGCAAGGGGTGAAGATGATTATGCTGAGACAAGCAGATGTGGCAGAGATTCGCAGAGCGCTGGAGCAGAAGCTTTCATCGAACGATGCGCAGCGGCTTCAACTCAAGTTCGAAAACGCAGGGGAACTACCGGCCGCGGCGATTGTGAAAGTGGAAGGCGTAGAGCTGCGTTTGGAAAAAGACGAATTCGATGGTTGCTGGACGATTACAACCAACGAAGGGACACCTCGTTTGCTGGACCGTTTCGAGGAAAACCTACTGGGCACAGGGATGTTTTTCGCGCTCGAACAGAGCGTGGCGCAGTTGCGCGGCTAGCTGTTGCGGTCGGCGACTTTTTCCAGCACTCGCTCGACCGTGTCCAATACCTGCTCCATGAATGTAGGCAGCAGAGCCAGAGACTCTTTCGCTTCGCGGTTCTGACCCGCGTTGAAATTATCTTCCATTCGAAACTCCCGATCGAAGAACATGATTCGTAGGCGCAAAGTGACGCTATCAATGTCCTAGCACATAATGTGCCACGCTTCGTTTCCCTTGGAATTCAATCATTTACGGTCTAATAGGCCCTGCACTCAAACAATTCCCTTCCAGCAATCAGCATTGATCGTCCAGTTTTCAGACAGGTCAAGCCGGCAATTCGCTGGTGGGCGGATATTCGTGCTGTTTGCGGCCTTCGGCGCCGTCGTACATCTTGGTGGTTTTGAAGCGCTCAAAGCGGCCATCGGCGGCCCAATACTTCACTTGATCCCGAAGCGACTGCATTTCATTCGCGGCCATCGGTTGAAAACCGGAGGCAATGCCGATGTTTTGCTCGAGCACTTCCATGGATTCCATGCCGCTGATCGTCGTCGCCACCGGAAGGCTCATGGCGTAGCGCAGAGCTTCGTCGGGACGCGTTGCGCCGTGGGTCACGATCTCGCCGCTGCCGCCCATGCTCTTCATACCGAGCACCGCGATACCGCGCTTCTGGGCCTCGGGGAGC
This window encodes:
- a CDS encoding ABC transporter permease, whose amino-acid sequence is MARVKQDLRYALRHLLRSPGFTVSAVITLALGIGANLVVFLLLYGVILRPLPFSHPEQLVRIARAYPGSGDSNAYSATKILFFSRTNRSFESVAGYDYFPHSVNLMEQQAAIPLQSLGVSSNFFHVFAMEPMLGHGFAPEDMQPGAAGVAVLSDATWRRQFNADPNIVGRAITLGSEKYTVVGVANPKFQLDNKIDIWTTLHLKEDAENHDNNYNVVARLKSGVTPAMAQDDLKRVLLQLKDTYPDLWSAQESAHVWDYHASLVGDVKPALNILMGAVGILLVVVAANILSLLLTRAISRRREMSVRVALGATGGRLLQQMLVENLLLCALGAVAGIALAQFTAPVILHLTPIQLPAFASLHVGSSGVAFAAGLAVLCAVLFSLVPALESRRVHLNDSLRLNTTRIAPGRVPAQRVLVVGEVAMSLVLLVAAALLLGSFWKLVHIAPGFDPANTATFKTGLSVAQTSTGAAFGQTLDTLAAHTEALPGVESAAAVIGAPMEPVPDLPFDIAGRPAPSDGSSYDEKYVPITADYFTTLKIPVAAGRAFTMADNKSSAPVLIVNEQFVHTYFPKENPIGQHVQIGKAMGPDFADPVREIVGVVGNVKQLGLEQRAPEMMYLPAGQVPDKMVQLIGQSRGMTWVVRKKSANVDLANALRGVFLDTAQLPIAGMTTMDHLMSDSVAQQRFSMMLLSGFGLIALFLGAAGLYGVMSYTVARQTKEIGVRMALGAARGDILRMVLREAGILVGIGLLVGVLASIAGGRLMSSMLFGVAPRDPIALLAGSGVLLLTGLFAAWWPARRAASTEPMEALRIE
- a CDS encoding ATPase — encoded protein: MKRILLSWSSGKDSAWSLHVLHQTPDIEVVGVLTTLNSHFDRVAMHGTRHTVLEAQARATRLPLWPVPLPWPCSNAEYEKRMREVCDRAVREGVHAIAFGDLFLRDIREYREKQLAATGLEPLFPLWDLPTAQLAREMIAAGLRAKLTCIDNKQLSPAFAGRDFDESLLAELPAEVDPCGERGEFHTCVYAGSMFDRPISLEAGEIVEREGFTFADFAAAATNVTP
- a CDS encoding bacteriohemerythrin, whose product is MDEVGVRDRLTFGIPRLDSQHEQLLQLVRQMREADAGGKSLCELRLLAATLTLHTRMHFMDEEMFMEGAGYPGLEAHRRRHAEFTEGLLRLQSGLLSTSRSQFARIVEYELGWIHQHLEDEDNELGRWLEENKIFAESLDWEAPPGPGSIPISSP
- a CDS encoding bacteriohemerythrin — translated: MPFLTWETRFSVGAAMDAEHKTWFGILNRLHDAMAQGKGKDVQQKILIEMVAYTHTHFAHEESFLQSRNYPDLPAHRSLHVTFTKKVRDLESKVKAGLPVLSVELMDFLRDWLQNHILTHDVKYGTWMKANG
- a CDS encoding bacteriohemerythrin, coding for MPDLQWKDSDSVGIASLDAQHQGLFATAHRLRDAMRSGRAATIQQEILAELGAYTRSHFEREERVMQICAFPALCGHQHLHRSFLEQLQAIQAELRSDRSGITPDRMEFMRVWMRKHVAIEDAQYATWIHRRELPVHGLTTTEIQEKQKCHF
- a CDS encoding Gfo/Idh/MocA family protein; its protein translation is MPTSKVRFGIVGFGLHAVKRLMPAFGIAEHSEVVALSRRDAARARASAEQFGIANAFASVEELAHCAEVDAVFIASPDALHLHDTLVCLRAGKPVLCEKPMAMNAMEAEQMVGAAKSAALPLGVAQVFRFEDSTRRLRERVRNGNIGRPVLARTEFCYPGIDSARTWITDPTLATGGPIADVGVHCIDALRFILGDEVTAVSCTAVKDELSEPVECAGVVTLEFMRKTLATVSVSTRAQYRTFIEITGETGVLTAFDALNVERPLTIEYRPHADPRQVEREEVSNQLAYARQLDAFAATVRGESAFPAPGSEGQRNQQILDAAYASWRSGQRQVLQS